From the genome of Streptacidiphilus sp. PB12-B1b:
CCAACTGGGAGGAGTTCCGCCGCCTGGAGCACCTCGGCCTGACCATGTACGGGCAGATGACCGCCGGCTCCTGGATCTACATCGGCACCCAGGGCATCCTCCAGGGCACCTACGAGACCTTCGCCGCCGTCGCCGCCAAGAAGTTCAACGGCACCCTGGCCGGGACGATCACCCTGACGGCCGGCCTCGGCGGCATGGGCGGCGCCCAGCCGCTCGCGGTCACCATGAACGACGGCGTCGCCATCTGCATCGACTGCGACCAGTCCCGGATCACCCGCCGGATCGAGCACCGCTACCTGGACGTCGAGGCCAAGAACCTCAAGCACGCCCTGGAGCTGGCCGTCGAGGCCCGCGACCAGCGCAAGCCGCTCAGCATCGGCCTGCTCGGCAACGCCGCCGAGCTTGTCCCGCAGCTGCTGGCGATGGACGCGCCGATCGACATCGTCACCGACCAGACCAGCGCCCACGACCCGCTGGCCTACCTGCCCGTCGGCGTCGACTTCGCCGACATGGCCTCCTACGCCGTCGAGAAGCCGGCCGAGTTCACCGACCGCGCCCGCGAGTCCATGGCCAGGCACGTCGAGGCCATGGTCGGCTTCCAGGACAAGGGCGCCGAGGTCTTCGACTACGGCAACTCCATCCGCGGCGAGGCCAAGCTGGCCGGCTACACCCGGGCGTTCGACTTCCCCGGCTTCGTCCCCGCCTACATCCGGCCGCTGTTCTGCGAGGGCAAGGGCCCGTTCCGCTGGGCCGCGCTCTCCGGCGACCCCAAGGACATCGCCGCCACCGACAAGGCCATCCTGGAGCTGTTCCCGGAGAACGAGTCGCTGGCCCGCTGGATGAAGATGGCCGGCGAGCGCGTCCACTACCAGGGCCTGCCCGCCCGCATCTGCTGGCTCGGCTACGGCGAGCGCGACAAGGCCGGCGAGCGCTTCAACCAGATGGTCGCCGACGGCACCGTCTCCGCGCCGCTGGTCATCGGCCGCGACCACCTCGACTGCGGCTCGGTCGCCTCCCCCTACCGCGAGACCGAGGCCATGCTCGACGGCTCCGACGCGATCGCGGACTGGCCGCTGCTCAACGCCATGGTCAACGTCGCCTCCGGCGCGTCCTGGGTCTCCATCCACCACGGCGGCGGCGTCGGCATCGGCCGCTCCATCCACGCCGGGCAGGTCACCGTCGCCGACGGCACCGCGCTGGCCGGCGAGAAGATCCGCCGGGTGCTCACCAACGACCCCGGCATGGGCGTCATCCGGCACGTGGACGCCGGCTACGACATCGCCGCCGACGTCGCCACCGAGCGCGGCGTGCGCGTCCCGATGCGCGAGGGCGAGTAAGACGTGACCGACAGGGCTCCCGCGCCGTGGGAGGAGCAGCTCGGCCCGGCCGCCGACGGCTACCGCCGGATGTGGGCCGAGCTGCTCCCCGCCGGGCGCTACGACGCGTCCGGCGGCTACCGCAGGCACGCCTGGACCTCCGCCGACGCCGAGTGCCGGGCCTGGTTCGCCGAGCAGGCCGCCGCCCGCGGCCTGGCCTACGAGGTGGACCGCAACGGCAACCAGTGGGCCTGGTACGGCGATCCGCACGGCGAGGGCGCCATCGTCACCGGCTCGCACCTGGACTCGGTGCCGGACGGCGGCGCCTACGACGGCCCGCTGGGCGTGGTCTCCTCGTTCGCGGCGCTGGACGCCCTGCTGGAGCGCGGGGCAACTCCCGTGCGCCCGCTGGCGCTCACCAACTTCGTGGACGAGGAGGGCGCCCGCTTCGGCGTCGCCTGCGTCGGATCGAGGCTCAGCGCAGGTGTGCTGGCGCAGGATCAGGCGTACGCGCTGCGGGACGCCCAGGGCGTGCGGCTGCCCGACGCCATGGAGGCGGCCGGGCAGGACCCGTCGACCCTGGGCGAGGACGCCGAGCGGCTGTCCCGGGTCGCCGCGTACGTCGAACTCCACGTCGAGCAGGGCCGGTTCCTGGCGGACACCCCGCACCCGGTGGGGGTCGCCTCGGCGATCTGGCCGCACGGCCGCTGGCGGTTCGACTTCCACGGCGAGGCCAACCATGCGGGCACCACCCGCCTGGAGGACCGCCGCGACCCCATGCTGAGCTACGCCACCACCGTCCTCGCGGCCCGCAAGAAGGCCCGGCTGCACGGCGCGCTGGCCACCTTCGGCAAGGTCGCCGTCGAGCCCAACGGCACCAACGCCATCGCCTCGCTGGTGCGCGGCTGGCTGGACTCCCGCGCCGCCGACGAGGCCACCCTGACCGCGCTGGTCGAGGAGATCGCCCAGGCCGCCCGCGAGCGCGCCGAGCGCGACGGCGTGCGCGCCGAGGTGGTCCGCGAGTCCTACACGCCGGTGGTCGACTTCGACGCGCCGCTGCGCGACCGGCTCGCCGCCCGGCTCGGCCCGGGCACCCCGGTACTGCCGACCGGCGCGGGCCACGACGCGGGCATCCTCTCCGCCGTGGTGCCCACCGCCATGCTGTTCGTCCGCAACCCCACCGGGGTTTCGCACTCGCCCAGCGAGAGCGCCGCCGAGACCGACTGCCTGGCCGGGGTCGCCGCCCTGGCCGACGTCCTGGAGGAGCTGACATGCAGGTAGCCGCGCAGCCGGACGGCTCGTTCTGGGCCCCGTACGCCTGGATCGACCCGGTCGTCGAACGGGACGTCCTGATCACCGTCGCGGACGGCCGGATCACCGCCGTCACCCCCGACAGCGGCCCGGCCCCCGCCGGGGCCGCCGTGCTCACCGGCCTGGCCCTGCCCGGCATGGCCAACGCCCACTCGCACGCCTTCCACCGGGCCCTGCGCGGCTCCGTCCAGGTCGGCAGCGGCACCTTCTGGACCTGGCGGGACGCCATGTACCGGGTGGCCGACCGGCTCGACCCGGACAGCTACCTGGCGCTGGCCACCGCCGCCTACGCGGAGATGGCCCTGGCCGGGATCACCGCCGTCGGCGAGTTCCACTACCTGCATCACGGCTCCGGCGGCCGCCGCTACCAGGACCCCAACGCCATGGGCGAGGCGCTGATCGAGGCCGCCGCCCGGGCCGGGATCCGGATCACCCTGCTCGACACCTGCTACCTCTCGGCGGGCTTCGGCGAGCCCCCCAACCAGCACCAGCAGCGGTTCAGCGACGGCGACGCCGACGCCTGGGCGGCGCGCGCCGGCGAGCTCAAGCCCCGCGCGCACGCCCGGGTGGGCGCGGCCGTGCACTCCGTGCGCGCCGTCCCGGCCGACCAGCTGGCCACCGTCGCCGCCTGGGCCGACGAGCGCCGCGCCCCGCTCCACGTCCACCTCTCCGAGCAGGTCGCCGAGAACGACGCCTGCCTGGCCGCGCACGGGGTCACCCCGACCCAGCTGCTGGCCGCGCACGGCGTGCTGGGGCCGCGCACCTCCGCCGTCCACGCCACCCACCTCACCGACGCCGACATCCACCTGCTCAGCGCCTCCTCCACGGTCATCTGCATGTGCCCGACCACCGAACGCGACCTCGCCGACGGCATCGGCCCGGCCCGGCGGCTCGCCCACGACGGCTGCGCCATCTCGCTCGGCAGCGACAGCCACGCCGTGGTCGACCCGTTCGAGGAGGCCCGCGCCCTGGAGCTGAACGAGCGGCTGGCCACCCAGCAGCGCGGCCACTGGACGGCGGCGGCGCTGCTGCGCGCCGCGACCGAGGACGGCCATGCCTCCCTCGGCTGGCCCGAGGCCGGACGGCTCGCCGCGGGCGCGCTGGCCGACTTCTGCACCGTCGCCCTGGACACCCCGCGCACGGCAGGCCCGGCCCCGGTGCTCGGCGCCGAGACGGCGGTGTTCGCCGCCACCGCCTCCGACGTGCGCGATGTCGTGGTCGGCGGGCGCACGGTCGTCCGCGACGGCGTCCACGCCACCGTCCCCGCCGTCGGCGAGGCCCTCGCCGCCGCGATCGCCGCCGTGACGGTCTGACCGACCGCCCGGCCTTCCGACCGCGCAGCAGCACCGGCGCCCGCGCCGGACCGACCGCCACCCCCCACCCCGGAGCGATCCATGAGCCGCCGCAGCACCCTCCTCACCAACATCGGCAGCCTGGTCACCAACGACCCGGCCGTGGACGGCTCGCCGCTGGGCCTGCTGACCGACGCCGCGGTGGTCGTCGAGGGCGACCGGGTCGCCTGGGTGGGCGCGGCCCGCTCCGCGCCGGAGGGCACCGACGAGGCGGTGGACGCCGGGGGCCGGGCCGTCGTCCCGGGCTTCGTGGACTCCCACGCGCACCTGGTCTTCGCCGGGGACCGCACCGCCGAGTTCAACGCCCGGATGTCCGGCCGGGCGTACACCGCCGGCGGCATCCGCACCACCGTCGCCGCCACCCGCGCCGCCACCGACGCCGAGCTGGACGCCAACGTGGCCCGCTTCGTCCGCGAGGCCCTGCGCCAGGGCACCACCGTGCTGGAGTGCAAGTCCGGCTACGGCCTCACCGTCGAGGACGAGGCCCGGGCGCTGCGCGTGGCCGGACGTCACACCGACGAGGTGACGTACCTGGGGGCGCACGTCGTCGCCCCCGAGTACGCCGACGACCCGGCCGGCTACGTCGACCTGGTCACCGGCCCGATGCTGGACGCCTGCGCGCCGCACGCCCGCTGGGTGGACGTCTTCTGCGAGCGCGGCGCTTTCGACGGCGACCAGGCCCGGGCCGTGCTCGCCGCCGGAGCCGCCCGCGGCCTGGTGCCGCGGGTCCACGCCAACCAGCTCACCGAGGGCCCCGGCGTGCAGCTGGCGGTCGAGCTGGGGGCCGCCTCCGCCGACCACTGCACCCACCTCGGCGACGCCGACGTCACTGCCCTGGCCTCCTCGGACACGGTGGCCACGCTGCTGCCCGGCGCGGAGTTCTCCACCCGCGCCGTCTACCCGGACGCGCGCCGGCTGCTGGACGCGGGCGCGACCGTGGCCCTGTCCACCGACTGCAACCCCGGCTCCAGCTTCACCACCTCCGTGCCGTTCTGCATCGCCGTCGCCGTCCGCGAGATGGGGATGACCCCGGACGAGGCGCTGTGGGCCGCCACGGCGGGCGGCGCCGCCGCCCTGCGCCGCACCGACGTGGGCCGGGTCGCCGTGGGCGCCCGCGCCGATCTGGCCCTGCTGGACGCCCCCTCGCACGTCCACCTCGCCTACCGGCCCGGCGTCCCGCTGGTCTCGGCGGTCTGGCGGGCCGGTGTCCGCGAGGTCTGAACCGCCCTGTTCGACGGAGCGGCAGCTCCGGCGCACTACGATCAGCGCATGACCCGTGTACTGCTCGCCGAGGACGACATCGCCATCTCGGAGCCGCTGGCACGCGCGCTCCGCCGGGAGGGCTACGAGGTCGTGGTACGCGAGGACGGCCCGTCCGCGCTCGAAGCCGGCCTCGAGGGCGGCAACATCGACCTGCTGGTCCTGGACCTCGGGCTGCCCGGCATGGACGGCCTGGAGGTCTGCCGACGGCTGCGCGCCGAGGGCCACGGCTTCCCGGTGCTGGTGCTCACCGCCCGCGCCGACGAGGTCGACACCGTCGTCGGCCTGGACGCCGGGGCCGACGACTACGTCACCAAGCCCTTCCGCCTGGCCGAGCTGCTGGCCCGGGTCCGGGCCCTGCTGCGCCGCGGCAGCGTGGACCTCACCACCGGCGCGCACGGCGTCAAGATCGACATCGAGTCGCACCGGGCCTGGATCGGCGAGGAGGAACTCCAGCTCTCCGCCAAGGAGTTCGAACTGCTCCGGGTCCTGGTCCGGGACGCCGGCCGGGTCGTCACCCGCGAGCAGATCATGCGCCAGGTCTGGGACACCACCTGGTGGACCTCGACCAAGACCCTCGACATGCACATCTCCTGGCTCCGCAAGAAGCTCGGCGACGACGCCGCCAGCCCCCGCTACATCACCACCGTCCGCGGCGTCGGCTTCCGCTTCGAGAAGAGCTGAGCCGGTTCCGTGAAGCGCAGGCTGATCAACGCCACGCTGTCCGTCGTCCTGGTCGTGGTGGCGCTGTTCTGCGTGCCGCTCGGGCTGGTCGAGAAGCGCAGCATCGAGGGCAACGCCCAGGGGCTGGTCACCGCGGAGGCGCAGCACCTCGTCGGCGTGGTGGAGAACCGGATCGTCGCGGGCGAGCCCATCGACTCCGAGTCGCTGTCCGGCCTGGCCGACCAGAACGCCCAGCGCTACGCCGTGGTGACCGTCCCCGGGCAGGCGCCGATCGTCCTGGGCACCCGGCCCTCCGGGGACGATCCGCTGACCGCGCGGGCCACCGGGGCCCACGGCGAGCGGGCGCTGGTGCAGCAGTCCCGGCAGCCGCTGGACCGCGAGATCCGGGCGATGCTGCTGCTGCTCGTCGGCGTCACGCTGCTGACGGTGGTGGCCGCCGCGCTGCTCGCGGTCTGGCAGTCCCGGCGGCTGGCGCAGCCGCTGGTCGACCTGGCCGAGACCGCCGAGCGGCTCGGCTCCGGCGACCCCCGGCCGCGCCAGCGCCGCTACGGCATCGTGGAGCTCGACCGGGTCGCCGAGGTGCTGGACTCCAGCGCCGAGCGGATCGCCCGGATGCTGACCGCCGAGCGCCGGCTCGCCGCCGACGCCTCGCACCAGCTGCGGACCCCGCTGACGGCGCTGTCCATGCGGCTGGAGGAGATCGCCGAGACCGACGACCTGGACACCGTCCGGGAGGAGGCCGCGATCGCCCTGGTGCAGGTGGAGCGGCTGACCGACGTCGTCCAGCGGCTGCTGACCAACAGCCGCGACCAGCGCAACGCCTCGGCGGTCGCCTTCGACCTGGAC
Proteins encoded in this window:
- the hutU gene encoding urocanate hydratase; this translates as MTQQQSGPRTVRAARGTALTTQGWQQEAALRMLMNNLDPEVAEHPDKLVVYGGTGKAARDWRSFDAMVRTLETLKQDETMLVQSGRPVGVMQTHEWAPRVLLANSNLVGDWANWEEFRRLEHLGLTMYGQMTAGSWIYIGTQGILQGTYETFAAVAAKKFNGTLAGTITLTAGLGGMGGAQPLAVTMNDGVAICIDCDQSRITRRIEHRYLDVEAKNLKHALELAVEARDQRKPLSIGLLGNAAELVPQLLAMDAPIDIVTDQTSAHDPLAYLPVGVDFADMASYAVEKPAEFTDRARESMARHVEAMVGFQDKGAEVFDYGNSIRGEAKLAGYTRAFDFPGFVPAYIRPLFCEGKGPFRWAALSGDPKDIAATDKAILELFPENESLARWMKMAGERVHYQGLPARICWLGYGERDKAGERFNQMVADGTVSAPLVIGRDHLDCGSVASPYRETEAMLDGSDAIADWPLLNAMVNVASGASWVSIHHGGGVGIGRSIHAGQVTVADGTALAGEKIRRVLTNDPGMGVIRHVDAGYDIAADVATERGVRVPMREGE
- a CDS encoding allantoate amidohydrolase, translating into MWAELLPAGRYDASGGYRRHAWTSADAECRAWFAEQAAARGLAYEVDRNGNQWAWYGDPHGEGAIVTGSHLDSVPDGGAYDGPLGVVSSFAALDALLERGATPVRPLALTNFVDEEGARFGVACVGSRLSAGVLAQDQAYALRDAQGVRLPDAMEAAGQDPSTLGEDAERLSRVAAYVELHVEQGRFLADTPHPVGVASAIWPHGRWRFDFHGEANHAGTTRLEDRRDPMLSYATTVLAARKKARLHGALATFGKVAVEPNGTNAIASLVRGWLDSRAADEATLTALVEEIAQAARERAERDGVRAEVVRESYTPVVDFDAPLRDRLAARLGPGTPVLPTGAGHDAGILSAVVPTAMLFVRNPTGVSHSPSESAAETDCLAGVAALADVLEELTCR
- a CDS encoding formimidoylglutamate deiminase, encoding MQVAAQPDGSFWAPYAWIDPVVERDVLITVADGRITAVTPDSGPAPAGAAVLTGLALPGMANAHSHAFHRALRGSVQVGSGTFWTWRDAMYRVADRLDPDSYLALATAAYAEMALAGITAVGEFHYLHHGSGGRRYQDPNAMGEALIEAAARAGIRITLLDTCYLSAGFGEPPNQHQQRFSDGDADAWAARAGELKPRAHARVGAAVHSVRAVPADQLATVAAWADERRAPLHVHLSEQVAENDACLAAHGVTPTQLLAAHGVLGPRTSAVHATHLTDADIHLLSASSTVICMCPTTERDLADGIGPARRLAHDGCAISLGSDSHAVVDPFEEARALELNERLATQQRGHWTAAALLRAATEDGHASLGWPEAGRLAAGALADFCTVALDTPRTAGPAPVLGAETAVFAATASDVRDVVVGGRTVVRDGVHATVPAVGEALAAAIAAVTV
- the hutI gene encoding imidazolonepropionase, which translates into the protein MSRRSTLLTNIGSLVTNDPAVDGSPLGLLTDAAVVVEGDRVAWVGAARSAPEGTDEAVDAGGRAVVPGFVDSHAHLVFAGDRTAEFNARMSGRAYTAGGIRTTVAATRAATDAELDANVARFVREALRQGTTVLECKSGYGLTVEDEARALRVAGRHTDEVTYLGAHVVAPEYADDPAGYVDLVTGPMLDACAPHARWVDVFCERGAFDGDQARAVLAAGAARGLVPRVHANQLTEGPGVQLAVELGAASADHCTHLGDADVTALASSDTVATLLPGAEFSTRAVYPDARRLLDAGATVALSTDCNPGSSFTTSVPFCIAVAVREMGMTPDEALWAATAGGAAALRRTDVGRVAVGARADLALLDAPSHVHLAYRPGVPLVSAVWRAGVREV
- a CDS encoding response regulator transcription factor gives rise to the protein MTRVLLAEDDIAISEPLARALRREGYEVVVREDGPSALEAGLEGGNIDLLVLDLGLPGMDGLEVCRRLRAEGHGFPVLVLTARADEVDTVVGLDAGADDYVTKPFRLAELLARVRALLRRGSVDLTTGAHGVKIDIESHRAWIGEEELQLSAKEFELLRVLVRDAGRVVTREQIMRQVWDTTWWTSTKTLDMHISWLRKKLGDDAASPRYITTVRGVGFRFEKS
- a CDS encoding HAMP domain-containing histidine kinase; protein product: MKRRLINATLSVVLVVVALFCVPLGLVEKRSIEGNAQGLVTAEAQHLVGVVENRIVAGEPIDSESLSGLADQNAQRYAVVTVPGQAPIVLGTRPSGDDPLTARATGAHGERALVQQSRQPLDREIRAMLLLLVGVTLLTVVAAALLAVWQSRRLAQPLVDLAETAERLGSGDPRPRQRRYGIVELDRVAEVLDSSAERIARMLTAERRLAADASHQLRTPLTALSMRLEEIAETDDLDTVREEAAIALVQVERLTDVVQRLLTNSRDQRNASAVAFDLDEVIKQQVEEWRPALRRYGRTLYLEGPPGIQAIGTPGAVAQVLAALIENSLMHGDGSVTIRTRVRGSSAVLEVQDEGVGVPSELGARVFERAVSGHNSTGIGLAVARDLAEADGGRLDLLSQRPPVFALFLGRQVED